Genomic DNA from Peribacillus simplex:
CCACTTGGTCAGGGTATTGCTTTAGTACGTGATGTATATGTAGCGGAAACCATGGAACAGGCACGTCAGGATGCGGCAGAAGCAGTATTGAACAATTATCGCTGGATTTGTCATTGGAGGGGGCTAAGCAACCTTATGGATCCGGGAGAAACAGTAAAGGAAGGACAGGAATTGAACTACGAATTCCTACATCCAAGAAATTTATTGTTTGGTACACCTGAATATGTAGCTGAGAAAATTCAAGAATTGAAGGAAGAGCTGAATTTAGAAACATTACTGCTTTGGGTGAACCATAATGGTTTACCACATGAAAAAATGATGAAAAGTTTAAAATTGTTCACGGAAGAAGTTATGCCAAAATTCACAGAAACTAAAATGGGGGTAATGTAAATGTTAGATATTCGTAAAGTGTATACAGCTATTGAAGAAACACGTATTGAGGGCGGTAAAAAAGTAGAGAATCCCATCAAGATGATAATAACTATGGCGGTTATCAAAAACCCATGGGCTGGTAGAGGGTATGTTGATAATTTAAAACCGGAAATTGACGAATATGCACCGCAAATTGGCGAACTATTAGTTGCTGAACTATTTAAGCACATTGGTTCGGCCGATGATGTCGAAGCATTCGGCAAGGCAGCTGTCGTGGGAGTGGATGGGGAAGTTGAACATGCATCAGCTTTTATCCATACCTTGAAATTCGGTAATAAATTCCGGGACGCTGTGAAAGGAACGAGTATCTTAAGCTTTACTAATAAGCGTGGTGGCGCTGGAACTGCGGTGCTCATACCGATGGTACATAAGACAGATGATTCTGAACGTTCTCATTTCATTACATTTGAAGCTTCTATACCTGATGCACCGAGGGCCGATGAGATCGTTGTTGCTATTGGGGTTTCTACCGGAGGACGTCCACATCCAAGAACAGGAAACAGGCACCAAGATATGGTTGAAATGGGGCTGGTTTAATGCCAACTACATTGCATGGAAAAGATTCGCTTCATTATGAAGAGAAAGGGATTGGTCAATCGCTTATCTTTATTCATGGTGTTGGTCTTGATCTTTCGATGTGGGAAGAACAAGTCGAAGATTTGTCGAAACATTTCCGTGTTATCACATATGACATGGTTGGGCACGGAGGATCCGAGCATCCTCCGGGTCCTTATTCCCTTTCACAGTTTGTTGAGCAGTTAGCAGAACTAATGAATCACCTACGAATTGAGAGAAGTCATATTATTGGTTTCTCCATGGGGGGGATGGTCGCTCAGGCATTTGCATTAAAATATCCGGATAAAGTGAAAACGCTAACAATCATGAACGCAGTGGCCAATCGGACGGAGGAACAGAGGAAAGCCGTTTTAAAAAGAGTGGAAGAAGTGAAAATAACGGGACCTTTGGCAACAATTGAACCAGCCATTAAACGCTGGTTTAATCCAGAATTCTTAAACTTTCAAGAAGAAACAGTCAGTAAGATTCGGAAAAGACTTCAGACAAACGACGCTCCTTCATATTTAGCTGCCTATACACTTTTTGCAACAGCAGATGAAGATTTGTGGCCGCAGATTCACCAGATCAATATACCGACCCAAATTATAACAGGGGAGCATGATGTAGGTTCAAATCCTGAAATGGCGAGACAAATGCATGAAAAGATTGTGCATTCAGAACTAATGATAGTACCTAATATGAGGCATATGCTACCGATGGAAGGATCCAAAATAGTGAACGAAGCTATTAGGTCGTTTATTGAAAGGCAAAAGCAAAGGGGTGACTCGATGTGAAAGAGCTGAAGAAATATCAGATGTATATAAACGGAGAATGGGTAGAATCATCAAGTGGTGAATATTTCGATAGTTATAACCCTGCAACTGAAGAAGCTTGGTGTCAAGTCGCAAAAGGGAATGTTGAAGATGTAAATCATGCGGTTCAATCTGCGCATAATGCATTCTTGCATTCAGGGTGGACTGATATGACATTCACAGAGCGGGGGCGCCTGGTTAGAAAGCTTGGAGAGCTGATTGCTATTCACTCTGAAGAGCTTGCGAAAGTCGAATCACTGGATAATGGGAAATTAATACGTGAAATGCGTGGTCAGGTAAAATATTTACCTGAATTTTTCTATTACTATGCAGGGCTAGCAG
This window encodes:
- a CDS encoding alpha/beta fold hydrolase; its protein translation is MPTTLHGKDSLHYEEKGIGQSLIFIHGVGLDLSMWEEQVEDLSKHFRVITYDMVGHGGSEHPPGPYSLSQFVEQLAELMNHLRIERSHIIGFSMGGMVAQAFALKYPDKVKTLTIMNAVANRTEEQRKAVLKRVEEVKITGPLATIEPAIKRWFNPEFLNFQEETVSKIRKRLQTNDAPSYLAAYTLFATADEDLWPQIHQINIPTQIITGEHDVGSNPEMARQMHEKIVHSELMIVPNMRHMLPMEGSKIVNEAIRSFIERQKQRGDSM
- a CDS encoding amino acid synthesis family protein, whose protein sequence is MLDIRKVYTAIEETRIEGGKKVENPIKMIITMAVIKNPWAGRGYVDNLKPEIDEYAPQIGELLVAELFKHIGSADDVEAFGKAAVVGVDGEVEHASAFIHTLKFGNKFRDAVKGTSILSFTNKRGGAGTAVLIPMVHKTDDSERSHFITFEASIPDAPRADEIVVAIGVSTGGRPHPRTGNRHQDMVEMGLV